The following coding sequences lie in one Sedimentibacter sp. MB35-C1 genomic window:
- the rbfA gene encoding 30S ribosome-binding factor RbfA: protein MANRRNNRLSGEMKKVISEVIRNEVKDPRISDLTSVTDVHVTEDLKYAKVYISVYGDIEQTLKALKSAGGFIRREVGKRVKMRITPELIFEKDDSIEKGIYMSSLINKVIKDEESRKAEDESIDE, encoded by the coding sequence ATGGCAAATAGAAGAAATAACAGATTGTCGGGCGAAATGAAAAAAGTTATATCTGAAGTAATCAGAAACGAAGTAAAAGACCCAAGAATATCAGACCTAACGAGTGTTACGGATGTTCATGTCACGGAAGATTTAAAATATGCAAAAGTATATATTTCCGTATACGGGGACATTGAACAAACTTTGAAAGCACTAAAGAGTGCAGGAGGTTTTATCAGGCGGGAAGTAGGGAAAAGAGTTAAAATGCGCATAACGCCTGAATTGATATTTGAAAAGGATGATTCAATAGAAAAAGGAATATATATGTCGAGCCTTATAAATAAGGTTATTAAAGATGAAGAAAGCAGGAAGGCTGAAGATGAATCCATTGATGAATGA
- a CDS encoding FAD synthetase family protein, whose amino-acid sequence MKNINGSCVAIGNFDGIHTGHDVLIRRMIELSHEKNQDSIIITFKFIKKDLRKSNCNIKYINSGNIKLELLKSYSVTEVEEILLDEVVSKYSPEQFIREILIDRHNAKNIVVGYNFTFGYKAEGNINTLKKFHDKYGYSVEEIHPVKYNGIVVSSTLVRNLLNEGKIREANNLLIDNYTIFNEEINIDTNKNAAFVNNKSSIIVPPDGRYKIKMGNREMILKIVSNRYGSVLTFGEKIENGNDIIFLDKVES is encoded by the coding sequence ATGAAAAACATAAACGGATCGTGTGTTGCCATCGGTAATTTTGATGGTATTCATACAGGTCATGACGTGCTTATAAGACGTATGATTGAATTAAGTCATGAAAAAAATCAGGACAGCATAATAATTACTTTCAAGTTTATAAAAAAAGATTTAAGAAAATCAAATTGTAACATCAAGTACATAAATTCAGGAAACATAAAGCTGGAGCTTTTAAAATCCTATAGTGTGACAGAGGTAGAGGAAATACTGCTTGACGAGGTTGTTTCAAAATATTCTCCGGAACAGTTTATTCGTGAAATTCTCATAGATAGGCACAATGCAAAAAATATCGTAGTAGGGTACAATTTTACATTTGGGTACAAAGCCGAAGGAAATATAAATACGCTGAAAAAGTTTCATGATAAGTACGGTTACAGCGTAGAAGAAATACATCCGGTAAAATATAACGGAATAGTTGTAAGCAGCACTCTGGTGCGAAATTTGTTAAATGAAGGCAAAATTCGCGAAGCAAATAATCTTTTAATAGATAATTATACTATATTTAACGAGGAAATTAATATAGATACTAATAAAAATGCTGCTTTTGTGAATAATAAAAGCAGTATCATAGTGCCTCCCGACGGCAGATATAAGATAAAGATGGGAAATAGGGAAATGATACTTAAGATTGTATCTAACAGGTATGGTTCTGTCTTGACTTTTGGTGAAAAGATTGAAAATGGCAATGATATAATATTTTTAGACAAAGTTGAAAGCTGA
- the truB gene encoding tRNA pseudouridine(55) synthase TruB, whose amino-acid sequence MNGILNILKPTGMTSHDVVSRVRKILNMKKVGHAGTLDPNVAGVMAICVGKGTKISDYLMSGDKEYICELILGQKTDTQDSYGKIVDEKYNFSVSVEEIHDILKDFEGEQLQVPPMYSAVKLNGKKLYEYARQNIEVNKPGKLIDIKKIEFIKFENNRVLMRVKCSKGTYMRTLCNDIGEKLGTFGHMGILVRTEAKGLHIENSVTLDELEYLFAFNKLNECLISIDEMYPLEKIIVDERYYDRLAAGNEVFAEADVCNGSEFYVYCRNKLVGIGKKIGNNSVKIEKMLI is encoded by the coding sequence ATGAACGGAATATTAAATATTTTGAAGCCCACTGGAATGACATCTCATGATGTTGTAAGTAGAGTCAGAAAAATTTTAAATATGAAAAAAGTTGGCCATGCAGGAACGCTTGATCCAAATGTAGCTGGAGTTATGGCAATATGTGTAGGCAAGGGAACAAAAATAAGCGATTATCTTATGAGCGGTGATAAAGAATATATTTGTGAACTTATACTTGGTCAAAAAACAGATACTCAAGACAGTTATGGCAAGATAGTTGATGAAAAATACAATTTCAGTGTCAGTGTTGAAGAAATTCATGATATTTTGAAGGATTTTGAGGGAGAACAGCTTCAAGTTCCGCCTATGTACTCAGCAGTTAAATTAAATGGAAAAAAATTATATGAATATGCCAGACAGAACATTGAAGTTAATAAACCCGGAAAATTAATAGATATAAAAAAAATAGAGTTTATAAAATTTGAAAACAACAGAGTTCTCATGAGAGTTAAATGTTCTAAGGGAACATATATGAGAACATTGTGCAATGATATAGGAGAAAAACTTGGAACATTTGGACATATGGGCATACTTGTAAGAACAGAGGCAAAAGGTTTACATATTGAAAATTCTGTAACTTTAGATGAGCTGGAATATTTATTTGCTTTCAATAAATTAAATGAATGCCTTATTTCCATTGATGAGATGTATCCTTTAGAAAAAATTATCGTTGATGAACGGTATTATGACAGACTGGCTGCAGGCAACGAGGTTTTTGCCGAGGCTGATGTTTGTAACGGCAGTGAATTTTACGTTTACTGCAGAAACAAACTTGTAGGAATAGGGAAAAAAATCGGAAATAATTCAGTTAAAATAGAAAAAATGCTTATATGA
- the rpsO gene encoding 30S ribosomal protein S15, giving the protein MTKEQKTQIIEQYRINEKDTGSPEVQIALLTHRINNLTEHLKDNKKDHHSRRGLLQMVGQRRGFLNYLKENDIERYRSIVAKLGLRR; this is encoded by the coding sequence ATGACTAAGGAACAAAAAACACAAATTATTGAACAGTACAGAATCAATGAAAAGGATACGGGATCTCCGGAAGTTCAGATAGCGTTGCTGACTCACAGAATCAACAATTTAACTGAACACTTGAAAGACAACAAAAAAGATCATCACTCAAGAAGAGGTCTTTTGCAAATGGTTGGTCAAAGAAGAGGATTTCTTAACTACTTAAAAGAAAATGACATCGAAAGATACAGAAGTATTGTTGCAAAATTAGGATTAAGAAGATAA
- a CDS encoding polysaccharide deacetylase family protein, protein MMKKVLILSLITLMILSVNIGANADEVGIQQYNLPNLGHAQYSVEKALDLSVYASEPVEEQALADEEQALINPEQQDTSELDYDKPVVALTFDDGPSKYTPEILEVLRENNSKATFFVVGSSVDNYKDTLNQIINEGNEIGNHTYNHKDLTTVTNEELYKQVKGTDDLIYSATGYTPAIMRPPYGASDDELNKKILKPVIKWSVDTRDWENRNTEMIVNEILENVQDGDIVLMHDLYESTAEAAKIVIPELVERGYQLVTVSEMSEYRGISLTEGEQFYNMYIN, encoded by the coding sequence ATGATGAAAAAAGTATTGATTTTATCATTGATAACATTGATGATTTTGTCTGTCAATATTGGAGCGAATGCTGACGAAGTCGGTATACAACAATACAACTTACCGAATTTAGGACATGCACAATATTCTGTAGAAAAAGCACTGGATTTATCAGTGTATGCGTCAGAACCTGTCGAAGAACAGGCACTTGCTGATGAAGAACAGGCGCTTATTAATCCGGAGCAGCAGGATACAAGTGAATTGGATTATGACAAGCCAGTAGTTGCTTTGACATTTGATGACGGTCCATCCAAATATACTCCTGAAATACTTGAAGTATTGCGGGAAAATAATTCTAAAGCGACATTTTTCGTGGTGGGGTCAAGCGTTGATAATTATAAGGATACATTAAATCAAATAATAAACGAAGGAAATGAGATAGGAAATCATACCTATAACCATAAAGACTTAACCACTGTTACGAATGAAGAGTTATACAAGCAGGTTAAAGGTACGGATGATTTGATTTATAGTGCTACGGGGTACACTCCGGCAATAATGAGACCACCTTATGGTGCAAGTGATGATGAATTGAACAAAAAAATCTTAAAACCAGTTATTAAATGGTCTGTTGATACACGTGACTGGGAGAATAGAAATACAGAAATGATTGTAAATGAAATTTTGGAAAATGTACAGGACGGAGACATAGTTCTTATGCATGATTTATATGAAAGCACTGCCGAAGCAGCAAAGATAGTTATTCCGGAACTTGTGGAAAGAGGATATCAACTTGTTACGGTAAGCGAAATGTCTGAGTACAGAGGTATTTCATTGACTGAAGGAGAGCAGTTCTACAATATGTATATAAATTAG
- a CDS encoding bifunctional oligoribonuclease/PAP phosphatase NrnA has protein sequence MKKAGRLKMNPLMNDVKEIFNLINNSKKICIAGHKAPDGDCIGSVMALYEFLKSINKKNLAVYIDGSIPFNYKPLVDESVISTEYDGEEFDLLVVLDCSDLGRLGKFTDVFSHSSKTICIDHHKTNEGYADINVIDPSMSSTGELLYDILKISGYEISQQVATFIYVAILTDTGKFSYSSTTGDTHRKTADLMDLGVDASHVDNIVYNSKPANVVKAYIDCISGIELYYKNKFGITSITRDILEKNNTDMNDIDGVVEFIRGIKEVEVSCVLKEYEDCNTKVSLRSKNNIDVSKISEKFGGGGHAKAAGFEINDTVKNSKSLLVETFKEYFGEK, from the coding sequence ATGAAGAAAGCAGGAAGGCTGAAGATGAATCCATTGATGAATGATGTAAAGGAAATATTTAATCTAATAAATAATTCTAAAAAAATCTGCATCGCAGGACATAAAGCCCCTGATGGAGACTGTATAGGGTCAGTTATGGCCCTGTACGAGTTCTTGAAATCTATTAATAAAAAAAACTTAGCAGTGTATATTGATGGCAGCATTCCTTTTAATTATAAACCATTAGTTGATGAAAGTGTAATTTCAACGGAGTATGACGGAGAAGAGTTTGATTTACTGGTGGTTCTTGATTGCAGTGATTTAGGAAGGTTAGGTAAATTTACGGATGTATTCTCTCATTCAAGCAAGACAATATGTATAGACCACCATAAAACCAATGAAGGCTATGCAGACATTAATGTAATAGATCCATCTATGAGCTCTACAGGTGAGCTTCTGTATGACATATTAAAGATATCAGGCTATGAAATTTCTCAGCAGGTTGCAACATTCATTTATGTAGCTATATTGACTGATACAGGAAAGTTTAGCTATTCCAGCACAACAGGAGATACTCACAGAAAAACGGCGGATCTTATGGATCTGGGAGTAGATGCATCTCATGTGGACAACATAGTTTATAATTCTAAGCCTGCAAATGTTGTGAAGGCTTATATTGATTGTATCAGCGGAATAGAGTTGTACTATAAAAATAAATTTGGTATAACTTCCATTACTAGAGATATTTTAGAGAAAAACAATACTGATATGAATGATATTGATGGAGTAGTAGAGTTTATAAGAGGAATAAAAGAAGTTGAAGTGTCTTGTGTACTTAAGGAATATGAAGATTGTAATACAAAGGTAAGTTTGAGATCAAAAAATAATATAGATGTTTCCAAAATATCGGAAAAATTTGGTGGCGGAGGTCACGCTAAAGCTGCAGGATTTGAAATAAACGATACGGTTAAAAACTCTAAGAGTTTATTGGTGGAAACATTTAAAGAATATTTTGGAGAAAAATGA
- a CDS encoding polyribonucleotide nucleotidyltransferase: MEEKVFKYTLAGRELKVTTGKIAELTNGSCIVQYGDTVIMANVAASKEPRQGIDFFPLSVDFEEKLYSVGKIPGGFIKREGKPGEKAILTSRLIDRPLRPLFPKGYRNDVSVTVTVLSVDQDCSPEIAGMIGSSIALTISDIPFDGPTGSVNIGLINDEFIVNPSSKEREATALNLTVSGTKEAIMMVEAGADEISEAKMLEAILFAHEEIKKICDFISEIKAEVGKEKSDYLKFVCDESIEQEIREYAAPIINEAIIVKDKLERQDRIDSFKAQTKEVFLEKYPENEADIDDALYTIIKEKVRENILVRGIRPDNRQIDEIRKISCEVGMLPRTHGSAIFTRGQTQVLTVTTLGVSSDEQTLDGISEETSKRYMHHYNFPSYSVGETRPSRGPGRREIGHGALAERALEPVIPSVDVFPYTIRLVSEVLSSNGSTSQASVCGSTLSLMDAGVPIKSPVAGVAMGLMKQDDNVVVLTDIQGMEDFLGDMDFKVAGTKDGITAIQMDIKVHGIDRNVLTNALEKARVGRLFILDKMLACIDKPRDEISKYAPKIISMTINPDKIRDVIGAGGKVINKIIEETGVKIDIEDDGSVLIAAENVESAYKAKEIIEGIIKEIEVGEIMLGKVVRIVTFGAFVELTNNKDGLLHISQISDKRVAKVEDVLSVGDEILVKVIEIDNQGKIKLSRKEAIKETENK; this comes from the coding sequence ATGGAAGAAAAAGTTTTTAAATATACGCTCGCAGGAAGAGAATTAAAAGTTACTACCGGCAAAATAGCAGAGCTTACAAACGGCTCTTGCATCGTACAATACGGAGATACGGTAATAATGGCTAATGTTGCGGCATCAAAAGAGCCAAGACAGGGTATAGACTTTTTTCCGTTGAGCGTTGATTTTGAGGAGAAGCTTTATTCTGTGGGAAAAATTCCCGGAGGATTTATTAAAAGAGAAGGCAAACCGGGAGAAAAGGCAATACTAACGTCAAGACTAATAGACAGACCGTTGAGACCGCTGTTTCCGAAAGGATACAGAAATGATGTTTCGGTAACTGTTACTGTATTGTCAGTGGATCAGGATTGTTCGCCTGAAATAGCTGGGATGATAGGTTCTTCAATTGCATTGACCATATCAGATATTCCCTTTGACGGGCCGACAGGTTCTGTAAACATAGGTCTTATTAATGATGAATTTATTGTAAACCCAAGCAGCAAGGAAAGAGAAGCTACGGCTTTGAACTTAACTGTTTCTGGTACAAAAGAAGCCATAATGATGGTTGAAGCTGGTGCAGATGAAATAAGCGAAGCTAAAATGCTTGAAGCAATATTGTTTGCTCACGAAGAAATTAAGAAAATATGTGACTTTATTAGTGAGATAAAAGCAGAAGTAGGAAAAGAAAAATCAGACTATCTAAAATTTGTATGTGATGAATCGATTGAACAAGAAATCAGAGAATATGCCGCACCTATAATAAATGAGGCTATAATAGTTAAAGATAAGCTTGAGAGACAAGACAGAATCGATAGTTTCAAAGCGCAGACAAAGGAAGTATTCTTGGAAAAGTATCCTGAAAATGAAGCTGATATTGATGATGCTCTTTATACTATAATTAAGGAAAAGGTAAGGGAAAATATTCTTGTAAGAGGTATAAGACCTGACAACAGACAAATTGATGAAATAAGAAAAATTTCATGCGAAGTTGGAATGCTTCCTAGAACTCATGGATCTGCAATATTTACTAGAGGCCAGACTCAGGTTCTTACAGTAACGACTTTGGGCGTTTCAAGTGATGAACAGACACTGGACGGTATATCTGAGGAAACATCTAAAAGATATATGCATCATTACAACTTCCCATCTTATTCAGTAGGAGAAACCAGACCTTCAAGAGGACCTGGCAGAAGAGAAATCGGACACGGAGCATTAGCAGAACGTGCATTGGAGCCTGTTATTCCATCGGTGGATGTATTCCCTTACACAATAAGACTTGTTTCTGAAGTTCTTAGTTCAAACGGTTCAACTTCACAGGCTTCTGTATGCGGCAGTACATTGTCTTTAATGGATGCCGGAGTTCCTATTAAATCACCTGTAGCAGGAGTGGCAATGGGATTAATGAAACAAGATGACAATGTTGTAGTGCTTACTGACATACAGGGAATGGAAGACTTTTTGGGAGATATGGACTTCAAGGTAGCCGGAACAAAAGACGGTATAACTGCAATCCAGATGGATATAAAAGTTCATGGAATCGACAGAAATGTTTTAACAAATGCATTAGAAAAGGCTCGCGTTGGAAGACTGTTTATATTGGATAAAATGCTTGCATGCATTGATAAACCAAGAGATGAAATAAGTAAGTACGCACCTAAGATAATAAGCATGACAATTAATCCTGATAAGATAAGAGATGTTATAGGAGCAGGCGGTAAGGTTATCAATAAGATAATCGAAGAAACAGGAGTAAAAATTGACATTGAAGATGACGGTTCAGTACTCATAGCTGCCGAAAATGTTGAGAGTGCTTATAAAGCTAAAGAAATAATTGAAGGCATTATTAAGGAAATAGAAGTAGGAGAAATAATGCTCGGCAAGGTTGTAAGAATTGTTACATTTGGAGCGTTTGTTGAACTTACAAATAACAAAGACGGACTTTTGCATATATCTCAGATATCCGACAAAAGAGTTGCAAAAGTAGAGGACGTTTTAAGCGTAGGCGATGAAATACTTGTTAAAGTAATAGAAATCGACAATCAAGGAAAAATAAAACTTTCAAGAAAAGAAGCTATAAAAGAAACCGAAAATAAATAA
- a CDS encoding pitrilysin family protein, which produces MIKKHTLDNGIRVVMEKIDYVKSASIGIWVNVGSSNETEETNGMSHFIEHMLFKGTSNRKANEIAEDMDNLGGQMNAFTSKECTCFYVKVLDENIEEATDILSDMFFNSLFLQEEIDKEISVVIEEIKMYEDSPEDIVHDKLTEIVFNDSPMAYNILGTEKNLKTFTTQSVLKYMKEKYSPHNTVIAIAGSFDEDKFVNMIKNKFSHWQNGCVEHIDKPGEYKRRVVGINKDLEQLHMCIGNKTIGRHDKKYYPLLVLNNIFGGTMSSRIFQEVREKKGLVYSIYSFVSNYKCTGIFSIYAGMSYEQTEEALRTVLKVMSGMKNGDITEKEFNRAKQQIKGNFILGLESTSSRMSAIGRRELLYNEIQNPNEIIDRINDVKLEDVLKVSQELFDIDKLSITFTGNFNKHKDIEKIINKVLGEEYES; this is translated from the coding sequence ATGATAAAAAAGCATACTTTAGATAACGGTATAAGAGTGGTAATGGAAAAAATAGACTATGTAAAATCGGCATCAATAGGAATTTGGGTCAATGTTGGCTCCAGCAACGAGACAGAAGAAACAAACGGAATGTCTCATTTTATTGAACACATGCTTTTTAAAGGAACATCTAACAGAAAAGCAAATGAAATAGCTGAGGATATGGATAATTTGGGCGGCCAGATGAATGCATTTACAAGCAAGGAATGCACCTGTTTCTATGTTAAGGTTCTGGATGAAAACATTGAGGAAGCCACTGATATACTTTCAGATATGTTTTTTAACTCATTGTTTTTGCAGGAGGAAATTGATAAGGAAATTTCTGTTGTTATAGAAGAAATAAAGATGTATGAGGACTCTCCGGAGGACATTGTTCACGATAAACTTACGGAAATAGTTTTTAATGACAGCCCTATGGCATATAATATACTTGGTACGGAAAAAAATTTAAAGACATTTACGACACAGAGTGTATTGAAATACATGAAAGAAAAATATTCTCCTCACAATACTGTGATAGCAATTGCTGGAAGCTTTGATGAGGATAAATTTGTTAACATGATCAAGAATAAATTCAGCCACTGGCAGAATGGTTGTGTTGAACACATTGATAAACCTGGAGAATATAAGCGCAGAGTTGTAGGAATAAATAAGGACCTGGAGCAGCTCCATATGTGTATAGGAAATAAGACAATCGGGAGACATGACAAAAAATACTATCCATTGCTGGTTTTAAACAACATATTTGGTGGAACTATGAGTTCTAGAATTTTTCAGGAAGTAAGAGAAAAGAAGGGCCTGGTTTATTCGATTTATTCATTCGTATCTAATTATAAGTGCACTGGAATATTCAGTATATATGCAGGAATGTCATATGAACAGACGGAAGAAGCGCTAAGGACAGTATTAAAAGTAATGTCCGGCATGAAAAACGGAGATATAACAGAAAAAGAATTTAACAGAGCAAAACAGCAGATAAAGGGGAATTTTATACTTGGACTTGAAAGTACATCCAGCCGTATGTCGGCAATCGGAAGAAGAGAGTTGTTGTACAATGAAATCCAAAATCCAAATGAGATTATAGATCGCATCAATGACGTTAAATTGGAAGATGTATTGAAAGTATCTCAGGAACTGTTTGATATAGATAAGCTAAGTATCACTTTTACAGGTAATTTTAATAAGCATAAAGACATTGAAAAGATTATAAATAAAGTACTTGGAGAAGAATATGAAAGTTAA
- the dut gene encoding dUTP diphosphatase, with protein sequence MKVKIVKKNPFELPTYETKGSAGVDLKAYVDATITLKPMERALVPTGIHIEIPMGYEAQVRARSGLAIKHGISLVNGIGTIDSDYRGEVKVILINLGDKEFVINNGDRIAQMVFIKHEQADFELVEELGNTERGEGGFGHTGI encoded by the coding sequence ATGAAAGTTAAAATAGTAAAGAAAAATCCTTTTGAGCTCCCTACTTATGAAACAAAGGGCTCAGCAGGAGTAGATTTAAAAGCATATGTGGATGCAACGATAACATTAAAACCTATGGAAAGGGCATTGGTTCCAACCGGAATACATATAGAGATTCCTATGGGATACGAAGCCCAGGTAAGAGCAAGAAGCGGACTGGCAATTAAGCACGGTATAAGTTTGGTAAACGGAATCGGAACCATTGATTCAGATTATCGCGGTGAAGTAAAAGTAATACTGATTAATTTAGGCGACAAAGAGTTTGTAATCAATAATGGCGACAGAATTGCACAGATGGTTTTTATTAAGCATGAGCAGGCTGATTTTGAACTGGTTGAAGAGCTGGGTAATACGGAAAGAGGCGAAGGAGGCTTCGGGCATACGGGAATTTAA
- a CDS encoding YlmC/YmxH family sporulation protein: MMKLSELYSKEIINIDTGENLGIFGDCDLVIEEKTGEIISFISGNNSHFNIFKEPKKKEVLWKNIKKIGSDMIIIEND, from the coding sequence ATGATGAAATTAAGCGAATTGTACAGCAAAGAAATAATCAATATTGATACAGGCGAAAACTTGGGAATATTTGGTGACTGTGATTTGGTTATTGAAGAAAAAACCGGAGAAATTATAAGCTTTATTTCCGGTAATAACTCACATTTTAATATTTTTAAAGAACCGAAGAAAAAAGAAGTATTGTGGAAGAATATTAAAAAAATAGGCAGCGATATGATAATAATTGAAAATGATTAA
- the infB gene encoding translation initiation factor IF-2, producing the protein MRIYELAKELKMNSKDLVALAEQELGITIKNHMSSITDLEVIRLKKALNIINSNKKAKAAKGAKNAVIDDDEPLVDEKIDLNQAKLKKVDKKLISPVKKQQVQQKPRTEGGEKGSSKGSAKGKNNFNKKNQKKSKNKPQQPQQQKPAEHERKENPKIKNIEIEESIVVREFADKLGVPVNLVISKLILLGIMANMNQEIDFATAQLIGEELGAKITKIEVVDELQNLEDSLAQEDTDDEKDMLPRPPIVTVMGHVDHGKTSLLDAIRNTAVTEHEAGGITQHIGASQVEINGKKITFLDTPGHEAFTSMRARGAKVTDIAIIVVAADDGVMPQTIEAINHSKAAGVPIIVAVNKIDKPTANMDRVKQELSEQGIISEDWGGDTIFVPVSAKKRMGIEDLLEMILLVAEVQELKANPNRAAKGTIVEAKLDKGRGPVATVLIEKGTLSKGDIVLVGSAYGKVRAMFNYKGKKINQAGPSVPVEILGLSETPQAGDILVVMENEKDAKNIAEKRKDKRHQETMNATSKVSLDDLFDRIQKGEVKDLNIIIKADVSGSIEAVKQSLLKQSMDEVKVNPIHGGVGGINENDVMLASASNAIVIGFNVRPSIAAMELAKKENVDVRTYNIIYNAIEDIQQAVKGMLAPVYKEVVQGRAEVRQTFKVPNVGIVAGVYVTSGKITRKSKIRLLRNDIVIHEGEISSLKRFKDDVSELNTGYEGGIGIEKYNNIKEGDSMEAYIMEEIKR; encoded by the coding sequence ATGAGAATATACGAACTTGCAAAAGAATTAAAAATGAATAGTAAAGACCTTGTTGCTTTGGCAGAACAGGAATTAGGTATTACTATAAAAAATCATATGAGTTCTATTACGGACTTAGAGGTTATTCGGCTTAAAAAAGCACTAAATATTATTAACAGCAATAAAAAGGCAAAGGCTGCAAAGGGAGCAAAAAATGCAGTTATTGACGACGATGAGCCTTTAGTTGATGAAAAAATAGACTTAAATCAGGCTAAATTAAAGAAGGTCGACAAGAAACTAATATCTCCTGTGAAGAAACAGCAGGTACAGCAAAAACCAAGGACAGAAGGCGGAGAAAAAGGATCTTCAAAGGGATCTGCAAAAGGTAAAAATAATTTTAACAAAAAAAATCAAAAAAAGTCAAAGAATAAGCCTCAACAGCCTCAGCAGCAAAAACCTGCTGAACATGAAAGAAAGGAAAACCCTAAAATAAAAAATATAGAAATTGAAGAATCTATAGTAGTAAGAGAATTTGCAGATAAGCTGGGCGTTCCGGTTAATCTTGTTATTTCGAAGCTGATTTTGCTTGGTATAATGGCTAACATGAATCAGGAAATTGATTTTGCTACAGCCCAGCTAATCGGTGAAGAACTGGGAGCTAAGATTACTAAAATTGAAGTTGTAGATGAGCTTCAAAATTTAGAGGACTCACTTGCTCAAGAAGATACAGATGATGAAAAAGATATGCTTCCAAGACCGCCTATAGTTACTGTAATGGGTCACGTTGACCACGGAAAGACATCACTTCTTGACGCAATAAGAAACACGGCAGTGACTGAACATGAAGCTGGAGGAATAACTCAGCACATAGGAGCTTCACAGGTTGAAATAAACGGAAAGAAGATTACCTTCCTGGATACACCGGGACATGAAGCCTTTACTTCAATGAGAGCAAGGGGTGCTAAAGTTACAGATATAGCAATTATAGTTGTTGCTGCAGATGACGGAGTGATGCCTCAGACAATAGAAGCAATCAACCATTCCAAAGCTGCCGGAGTACCTATTATTGTTGCTGTAAATAAAATTGATAAACCTACAGCAAACATGGATAGAGTAAAGCAAGAACTGTCAGAGCAAGGAATAATATCTGAAGACTGGGGCGGAGATACTATATTTGTGCCAGTTTCAGCAAAAAAACGCATGGGAATAGAAGATTTGCTTGAAATGATATTGTTGGTAGCAGAAGTACAAGAATTAAAGGCTAACCCTAACAGAGCTGCAAAGGGAACAATAGTAGAAGCTAAATTGGATAAAGGCAGAGGTCCTGTTGCAACCGTACTTATAGAAAAAGGAACATTGAGCAAGGGAGACATTGTGTTGGTTGGCAGTGCATACGGCAAGGTCAGAGCAATGTTTAATTATAAGGGCAAAAAAATAAACCAGGCTGGACCGTCTGTACCTGTAGAAATTCTTGGACTTTCAGAGACTCCGCAGGCTGGAGATATTCTGGTAGTAATGGAAAATGAAAAAGATGCTAAAAATATAGCTGAAAAGCGCAAGGACAAAAGACATCAGGAAACAATGAATGCTACATCAAAAGTGTCGCTGGATGATTTGTTTGACAGAATACAAAAGGGTGAAGTTAAGGATTTAAATATCATAATTAAAGCAGATGTAAGCGGTTCAATAGAAGCAGTTAAGCAGTCACTGCTTAAACAGAGTATGGATGAAGTTAAGGTTAATCCTATACACGGAGGCGTCGGCGGAATTAACGAAAATGATGTAATGCTTGCTTCAGCATCTAATGCCATTGTAATAGGATTTAATGTAAGGCCTTCTATAGCTGCAATGGAGCTTGCAAAGAAAGAGAATGTAGATGTTCGTACCTACAATATAATTTACAATGCCATAGAAGATATTCAACAGGCAGTAAAGGGTATGCTTGCACCAGTTTACAAGGAAGTTGTGCAGGGAAGGGCCGAAGTTAGACAGACATTCAAAGTTCCAAATGTTGGAATTGTTGCCGGTGTATATGTAACAAGCGGCAAAATAACAAGAAAGTCAAAAATTAGACTGCTTAGAAATGATATAGTAATCCATGAAGGAGAAATATCATCATTAAAGAGATTTAAGGATGATGTATCAGAATTAAATACCGGGTATGAAGGCGGTATTGGTATTGAAAAATATAACAACATTAAAGAAGGCGACTCAATGGAAGCCTATATAATGGAAGAAATTAAAAGATAG